A single region of the Streptomyces sp. AM 4-1-1 genome encodes:
- a CDS encoding dicarboxylate/amino acid:cation symporter: MPSVPFWAQIVAGLVLGVLLGWLARSQDISWLYTTLDKIGHIFIQLLKLAVAPLVFFAILVSITNLRKVNNAARLATRTLLWFMITSLIAVAIGLAIGLITNPGSGTGLTPKDGAKPEHSGSWLDFLTGIIPKDVISPFTELNVLQIVFMAAVAGIAALQLGKRAEPILTLSESVLELLQKALWWVIRLAPIGTIGLIGYAIADYGWDLIGKYATFTADVYIGCALVMFGVYPLLLATVAKVSPLQFFKGAWPAIQLGFVSRSSVGTMPVTQRVTERLGVPKEYASFAVPFGSTTKMDGCAAIYPALAAIFIAQIFDVQLGIGDYLLIAFVSVIGSAATAGLTGATVMLTLTLSTLGLPLEGVGLLMAIDPILDMMRTATNVAGQALVPVIVSAREKILDHDAYNSASSSPIDEEARSEEITREERVPVAA, encoded by the coding sequence ATACCCAGCGTTCCGTTCTGGGCCCAGATCGTCGCCGGTCTGGTGCTCGGTGTGCTGCTCGGCTGGCTCGCCCGCAGCCAGGACATCAGCTGGCTCTACACCACGCTCGACAAGATCGGCCACATCTTCATCCAGCTCCTCAAGCTGGCTGTCGCGCCGCTCGTCTTCTTCGCGATCCTGGTGTCGATCACCAACCTGCGCAAGGTCAACAACGCCGCCCGGCTGGCCACCCGTACGCTGCTCTGGTTCATGATCACCTCCCTGATCGCGGTCGCCATCGGCCTCGCGATCGGCCTGATCACCAACCCGGGCTCCGGCACCGGTCTCACCCCCAAGGACGGCGCCAAGCCCGAACACTCCGGGTCCTGGCTCGACTTCCTGACCGGGATCATCCCGAAGGACGTCATCAGCCCGTTCACCGAGCTGAACGTCCTCCAGATCGTCTTCATGGCCGCCGTCGCCGGTATCGCCGCCCTTCAGCTCGGCAAGCGGGCCGAGCCGATCCTCACCCTCAGCGAGTCCGTTCTGGAACTTCTCCAGAAGGCCCTGTGGTGGGTCATCCGCCTCGCCCCCATCGGCACCATCGGCCTCATCGGCTACGCGATCGCCGACTACGGCTGGGACCTGATCGGCAAGTACGCGACCTTCACCGCCGACGTCTACATCGGCTGCGCGCTGGTGATGTTCGGGGTGTACCCGCTGCTGCTCGCCACCGTCGCCAAGGTCAGCCCGCTCCAGTTCTTCAAGGGCGCCTGGCCCGCGATCCAGCTGGGCTTCGTCTCCCGCTCCTCCGTCGGCACGATGCCCGTCACGCAGCGCGTCACCGAACGGCTGGGCGTTCCGAAGGAGTACGCGTCCTTCGCGGTGCCGTTCGGCTCCACCACGAAGATGGACGGTTGCGCCGCGATCTACCCGGCGCTGGCGGCGATCTTCATCGCGCAGATCTTCGACGTGCAGCTCGGGATCGGTGACTACCTGCTGATCGCGTTCGTCTCGGTGATCGGCTCGGCGGCCACCGCCGGTCTGACCGGGGCGACGGTCATGCTGACCCTCACCCTGTCGACCCTGGGTCTACCGCTGGAGGGTGTCGGTCTGCTGATGGCCATCGACCCGATCCTCGACATGATGCGTACCGCCACGAACGTGGCCGGACAGGCGCTGGTCCCGGTGATCGTCTCCGCCCGCGAGAAGATCCTCGACCACGACGCGTACAACTCGGCCTCGTCCTCGCCGATCGACGAGGAGGCGCGCTCCGAGGAGATCACGCGCGAGGAGCGGGTGCCGGTCGCCGCGTAG